Proteins co-encoded in one Astyanax mexicanus isolate ESR-SI-001 chromosome 1, AstMex3_surface, whole genome shotgun sequence genomic window:
- the LOC125784994 gene encoding 26S proteasome regulatory subunit 6B — protein MKMEDGGVLVEKAPEEVPAVLASRPQTGLSFLAPEPEDLEDLYSRYKKLQQELEFLEVQEEYIKDEQKNLKKEFLHAQEEVKRIQSIPLVIGQFLEAVDQNTAIVGSTTGSNYYVRILSTIDRELLKPNASVALHKHSNALVDVLPPEADSSIMMLSSDQKPDVMYADIGGMDIQKQEVREAVELPLTHFELYKQIGIDPPRGVLMYGPPGCGKTMLAKAVAHHTTAAFIRVVGSEFVQKYLGEGPRMVRDVFRLAKENAPAIIFIDEIDAIATKRFDAQTGADREVQRILLELLNQMDGFDQNVNVKVIMATNRADTLDPALLRPGRLDRKIEFPLPDRRQKRLIFSTITSKMNLSEEVDLEDYVARPDKISGADINSICQEAGMLAVRENRYIVLAKDFEKAYKTVIKKDEQEHEFYK, from the exons ATGAAGATGGAGGACGGCGGAGTGCTGGTGGAGAAAGCGCCG GAGGAGGTGCCGGCGGTGCTGGCCTCTCGGCCTCAGACCGGCTTGTCTTTCTTGGCCCCTGAACCTGAAGATCTGGAGGATCTGTACAGCAGATATAAG aagctgcagcaggagctggagtttctggaggtgcagGAGGAGTATATTAAAGATGAGCAGAAGAATCTGAAGAAGGAGTTCCTCCACGCTCAGGAGGAGGTGAAGAGGATACAGAGCATCCCTCTGGTGATCGGACAGTTCCTGGAGGCTGTGGATCAGAACACCGCCATCGTCGGATCCACCACAG GCTCGAACTACTACGTGCGAATCCTGAGCACTATAGACCGAGAGCTGCTGAAGCCCAACGCCTCGGTCGCTCTGCACAAACACAGCAACGCTCTGGTGGACGTACTGCCCCCGGAGGCAGACAGCAGCATCATGATGCTCagctcag ATCAGAAGCCGGATGTGATGTATGCTGATATTGGTGGGATGGATATTCAGAAGCAGGAGGTTCGGGAGGCGGTGGAGCTTCCCCTCACACACTTCGAGCTCTATAAACAG atcGGTATCGACCCGCCCCGAGGTGTGCTGATGTACGGCCCCCCCGGCTGTGGGAAAACCATGCTGGCTAAAGCTGTGGCTCATCACACTACAG cGGCGTTTATCCGTGTGGTGGGCTCGGAGTTTGTTCAGAAGTATCTGGGTGAGGGTCCTCGTATGGTGAGAGACGTCTTCAGGCTGGCCAAAGAGAACGCCCCCGCCATCATCTTCATAGACGAGATCGACGCCATCGCTACCAAGCGTTTCGATGCTCAGACTGGAG CTGATCGAGAGGTGCAGAGGATCCTCCTGGAGCTGCTGAACCAGATGGACGGTTTTGACCAGAATGTGAACGTGAAG GTCATCATGGCCACTAACAGAGCAGATACTCTGGACCCGGCTCTGCTGCGCCCTGGACGACTGGACCGAAAGATCGAGTTCCCGCTGCCGGACCGCCGACAGAAACGCCTCATCTTCTCCACCATCACCAGCAAGATGAACCTGTCCGAGGAGGTGGACCTGGAGGACT ATGTTGCCAGGCCGGATAAGATCTCTGGAGCGGATATTAACTCTATTTGTCAGGAG